The following coding sequences are from one Motacilla alba alba isolate MOTALB_02 chromosome 4, Motacilla_alba_V1.0_pri, whole genome shotgun sequence window:
- the PI4K2B gene encoding phosphatidylinositol 4-kinase type 2-beta translates to MAEPGAEEPDERLLLLVEPPPSPPQAELPRRGPQNARAAPGGAVRQCGEPGLEEVEDSEESEESEESGPEGDGEDEPLLRASGGGRGRRAGAARAKERRAAAGHTGHTADMNIFLDDPEFAEIILRTEQAIECGIFPERISQGSSGSYFAKDPKGKIIGVFKPKSEEPYGHLNPKWTKYFHKICCPCCFGRGCLVPNQGYLSEAGAYLVDEKLGLGVVPKTKVVWLVSETFNYSAIDRAKSRGKKYALEKVPKVAKKFNRIGLPPKVGSFQLFVEGYKEADYWLRKFEADPLPENTRKEFQSQFERLVILDYVIRNTDRGNDNWLVRYEKQDDGLDLSDKDSQWTITKESIKIAAIDNGLAFPFKHPDEWRAYPFHWAWLPQAKVPFSQETRDLVLPRLSDMNFVQDLCEDLYELFKTDKGFDKATFENQMSVMRGQILNLTQALKDEKSPIQLVQMPRVIVERSSTGSQGRIVHLSNAFTQTFHSRKPFFSSW, encoded by the exons aTGGCGGAGCCGGGCGCGGAGGAGCCCGACGAGCGGCTGCTGCTCCTCGTGGAGCCGCCGCCGTCGCCGCCTCAGGCGGAGCTGCCCCGGCGGGGGCCGCAGAATGCGAGAGCCGCCCCCGGCGGGGCCGTGCGGCAGTGTGGGGAGCCGGGGCTCGAGGAGGTGGAGGACTCGGAGGAGTCGGAGGAGTCGGAGGAGTCGGGGCCCGAAGGGGATGGAGAGGACGAGCCTCTCCTGCGGGCGtcgggcggcggccgcgggcggcgAGCGGGCGCCGCCCGGGCCAAGGAGCGCCGCGCCGCCGCAG ggCATACAGGACATACTGCagatatgaatatatttttagatGATCCAGAATTTGCAGAAATTATTCTGAGGACAGAACAAGCTATCGAGTGTGgaatttttccagaaagaatCTCTCAAGGATCCAGTGGGAGTTACTTTGCTAAGGATCCAAAAGGG AAAATTATTGGAGTGTTCAAACCAAAATCTGAAGAGCCTTATGGACATCTAAATCCAAAATGGaccaaatattttcacaaaatttgtTGTCCTTGCTGCTTTGGCAGAGGCTGCCTCGTTCCAAATCAGGGATATCTCTCTGAAGCTGGTGCCTATCTTGTGGATGAGAAACTGGGGCTTGGAGTTGTACCTAAAACTAAG gTTGTCTGGCTTGTCAGCGAGACCTTTAATTACAGTGCAATAGATCGTGCAAAgtcaagaggaaagaaatatgCTTTAGAGAAAGTGCCAAAAGTTGCTAAAAAATTTAATAGAATTGGACTACCTCCTAAG GTTGGCTCCTTCCAGCTCTTTGTTGAAGGATATAAGGAAGCTGACTACTGGCTCAGGAAGTTTGAAGCTGATCCTTTACCTGAGAACACCAGGAAAGAATTTCAATCGCAGTTTGAAAGATTGGTTATCTTGGATTATGTCATCAGAAATACAG ACAGAGGTAACGACAACTGGTTAGTCAGGTACGAAAAACAAGATGATGGACTTGATCTGTCAGACAAG GATAGCCAATGGACTATAACTAAGGAATCTATTAAAATTGCTGCAATTGACAACGGTTTAGCATTTCCTTTTAAGCATCCTGATGAGTGGAGGGCAT ATCCCTTTCATTGGGCTTGGCTTCCTCAAGCAAAAGTTCCGTTCTCTCAGGAGACCAGAGACCTGGTTCTTCCTCGCCTTTCTGATATGAACTTTGTACAGGACCTTTGTGAAGACCTTTATGAGCTATTTAAG ACTGACAAAGGATTTGACAAGGCTACTTTTGAAAACCAGATGTCTGTTATGAGGGGGCAG ATACTAAACCTTACTCAGGCATTAAAGGATGAAAAGAGTCCCATTCAGCTTGTTCAGATGCCACGTGTGATTGTAGAGCGAAGTAGCACTGGAAGTCAGGGCCGAATTGTTCATCTGAGTAATGCTTTCACACAGACCTTTCATAGcaggaagcctttcttttcctcctggtaG